A region of Drosophila mauritiana strain mau12 chromosome 3L, ASM438214v1, whole genome shotgun sequence DNA encodes the following proteins:
- the LOC117141454 gene encoding protein spaetzle 5, with product MTKSIKRPPPFSCNQVLLTYVILAYTVAAHSSPPPCGLYGAPPCQFLPAPPGQTPTCARPGKTYCEHADNYPTYLIKSLVRKWGYEAATLLVDETWEDFAAVAWHDTPVFYDPKSIFPPRDPNAQDFNGYSYQTPFGGNPQRPSGGGNPLFVSNPSTEAPTYLLYTSSGGGHRSGHRYNSQGGGPSSSGGHLYFNQGGKSTPYNATLWLKRLVRDLSRKQRQPDDVQEEVVEPENDQTEEAEEQDDPAKEHPKSKRDVSLNMDLLDIVGVEAPNPLKKRSRTKRQSPGRSTLCQTTSQFITPQAALNSRGNWMFVVNEQNTARQMVKAELCASNTCSNLCELPNGYNSRCEQKFVQKRLIALQGNGQNLYTDTFWFPSCCVCTIAAN from the exons ATGACAAAAAGTATTAAACGTCCGCCCCCCTTTAGTTGTAACCAAGTTCTGCTTACCTATGTG ATATTAGCTTATACAGTAGCCGCCCACAGCTCGCCCCCGCCATGTGGCCTCTATGGAGCACCGCCTTGCCAGTTCCTCCCGGCGCCACCTGGACAAACGCCCACCTGTGCCCGTCCAGGAAAGACGTACTGCGAGCACGCCGACAACTACCCCAC gTATCTCATAAAGAGCCTCGTTCGAAAGTGGGGCTATGAGGCCGCCACTCTGTTGGTGGACGAAACCTGGGAGGATTTTGCGGCTGTTGCGTGGCACGATACTCCCGTTTTCTACGATCCCAAGTCCATCTTCCCGCCCCGCGATCCCAATGCCCAGGACTTCAATGGATATAGTTATCAGACACCATTCGGGGGTAATCCACAGAGGCCGTCTGGCGGTGGAAACCCGCTCTTTGTCAGCAATCCCTCTACAGAAGCACCCAC TTATCTTCTGTACACCTCATCCGGTGGAGGTCATCGGTCGGGTCATCGGTATAACTCCCAGGGCGGAGGCCCCTCATCTTCTGGCGGTCACTTGTACTTCAATCAGGGTGGCAAGTCGACTCCCTACAATGCCACGCTCTGGCTGAAGCGCTTAGTCAGGGATCTCAGTCGGAAGCAGAGGCAACCCGACGATGTTCAAGAGGAGGTGGTGGAGCCGGAGAACGATCAAACAGAGGAGGCCGAGGAACAGGACGACCCGGCAAAGGAACACCCAAAAAGCAAGCGCGATGTCTCGCTCAACATGGATCTCTTGGATATCGTGGGCGTGGAAGCCCCAAATCCGCTGAAGAAGCGTTCGAGGACAAAGCGCCAAAGTCCGGGGCGCTCCACCCTCTGCCAGACGACATCGCAGTTCATCACCCCGCAGGCGGCACTGAATAGTCGCGGAAACTGGATGTTCGTGGTCAATGAGCAGAACACCGCTCGTCAGATGGTCAAGGCGGAGCTTTGCGC CTCGAACACCTGCTCGAACCTGTGCGAATTGCCCAACGGCTACAACTCGAGATGCGAGCAGAAGTTTGTGCAAAAACGCTTAATTGCGCTCCAGGGCAACGGGCAGAATCTGTACACGGACACGTTCTGGTTTCCCAGTTGCTGTGTCTGCACGATAGCCGCCAATTAA